A stretch of Lathyrus oleraceus cultivar Zhongwan6 chromosome 6, CAAS_Psat_ZW6_1.0, whole genome shotgun sequence DNA encodes these proteins:
- the LOC127097924 gene encoding cyclase-like protein 2 encodes MNYQAVALAFMAAICTSTVIDDENLIPPRRELYDNGRIFDITHRYHPDMPEFESKNGIGQFLWLPKSMKNGSIANNSEMKLPAHTGTHVDAPGHVYDHYFDAGFDVDSLDLHVLNGPALLVDVPRNSNITAEVLKSLNIPRGVKRVLFRTLNTDRRLMFQKEFDSNYVGFTVDGAKWLVENTDIKLVGIDYLSVASYDYLIPSHLVFLKDRVRKRVFYF; translated from the exons ATGAACTACCAAGCGGTAGCGCTCGCTTTCATGGCGGCAATTTGCACGTCGACGGTAATCGACGACGAAAACCTCATCCCTCCTCGCCGCGAACTTTACGATAACGGAAGAATCTTCGATATCACTCACAGGTATCACCCGGACATGCCAGAGTTTGAATCTAAAAACGGTATCGGTCAATTCCTGTGGCTTCCAAAGAGCATGAAAAACGGTTCCATCGCTAATAACTCTGAAATGAAACTTCCGGCTCATACCGGAACTCATGTTGATGCACCTGGCCACGTCTACGATCACTACTTCGATGCTGGATTTGATGTTGATTCACTCGACTTGCACGTCCTCAATG GTCCTGCTCTTTTAGTTGATGTTCCAAGAAATAGTAATATAACTG CTGAAGTTCTGAAGTCATTAAATATCCCCAGGGGTGTAAAGCGTGTACTCTTCCGAACATTAAATACCGACAG GCGGCTTATGTTTCAGAAGGAATTTGACTCAAACTATGTGGGGTTCACTGTAGATGGAGCAAAATGGCTAGTGGAAAACACCGATATCAAACTTGTTG GTATTGACTACCTATCTGTTGCTTCTTATGATTACTTGATTCCATCCCACCTTGTGTTTTTAAAAGACAGGGTAAGAAAAAGAGTCTTTTATTTCTGA